One Paenibacillus sp. FSL H7-0737 DNA segment encodes these proteins:
- a CDS encoding metallophosphoesterase: MANVFFTSDHHFGHKLIIDFESRPFIDVGQMNEAMIESWNSVVNPDDKVFHLGDFSFLNKEATRAIVERLHGYKILILGNHDRGRGRDWWLEAGFDEVSEYPLIYKDFFFLSHEPMYMNKHMPYVNVHGHIHGQKYEGNNYFNICVEHWNYKPLTFEQIRDSVIVSEEG; this comes from the coding sequence ATGGCTAACGTTTTTTTTACATCCGACCATCATTTTGGACATAAGTTGATTATTGATTTTGAATCCAGACCCTTTATAGATGTGGGGCAAATGAATGAAGCCATGATTGAGAGTTGGAATTCGGTCGTAAATCCGGATGATAAAGTGTTTCATTTGGGAGACTTTTCGTTTCTTAATAAGGAAGCGACACGTGCTATTGTGGAGAGGTTACATGGCTATAAGATTCTAATTCTCGGCAATCATGATCGGGGACGCGGTCGGGATTGGTGGCTTGAAGCAGGCTTTGACGAGGTTAGTGAATATCCGCTGATTTATAAGGATTTCTTTTTTCTCTCTCATGAGCCTATGTATATGAATAAACATATGCCTTACGTAAATGTGCATGGTCATATTCACGGCCAAAAATATGAAGGGAACAATTATTTTAACATTTGTGTAGAGCATTGGAACTATAAACCGTTGACTTTTGAACAGATTAGGGACTCTGTCATAGTTAGCGAAGAAGGTTAA
- a CDS encoding YraN family protein, which translates to MKEPYTRERYNRKQKGAAAEDGAVQYLSTCGYKILERNWRCRTGELDIIAENEGCIIIVEVRSRSGELYQGTPEESVNTRKIHQVRNTAQVYLHMKGYDDRRVTFDVISILLNEDLSIASLGHIREAF; encoded by the coding sequence ATGAAAGAGCCATACACAAGAGAACGCTACAACCGCAAACAAAAGGGAGCCGCTGCTGAAGACGGGGCTGTGCAGTACTTATCTACTTGTGGGTACAAGATCTTAGAACGAAATTGGCGTTGTCGAACCGGAGAACTTGATATTATTGCGGAGAACGAAGGCTGTATTATTATTGTTGAAGTTCGCAGTCGTAGTGGAGAGCTATATCAAGGGACTCCGGAGGAATCTGTGAATACACGAAAAATACATCAAGTGCGAAATACAGCACAGGTTTATTTGCATATGAAAGGTTATGATGATCGAAGAGTAACTTTTGACGTCATTAGCATTTTACTGAATGAAGATTTAAGCATTGCTTCTTTGGGGCATATACGTGAGGCTTTTTAA
- a CDS encoding EscU/YscU/HrcU family type III secretion system export apparatus switch protein produces the protein MNENEPVPPISQGLKKAVALKYSPGQSEAPVVVAKGQGAIADLILQKAKESGVAVQEDAALVEVLSKLDLDQQIPSELYQLVAEILSFVYQSDRSAGERRPE, from the coding sequence ATGAACGAGAATGAGCCTGTACCTCCAATTTCACAAGGGCTCAAAAAAGCGGTCGCTCTCAAATATAGCCCAGGACAAAGCGAGGCACCTGTCGTTGTTGCCAAAGGACAAGGGGCGATAGCGGATCTGATTCTGCAAAAAGCTAAAGAAAGTGGGGTTGCTGTCCAAGAGGACGCAGCTCTCGTAGAAGTTCTTTCAAAGCTCGATCTAGATCAACAGATTCCATCTGAACTTTATCAGCTAGTGGCTGAAATCCTCAGCTTTGTGTATCAGAGCGACCGTTCCGCCGGTGAACGGAGACCGGAATGA
- a CDS encoding flagellar hook-length control protein FliK gives MNIGTLIRGLLGDQKPGAAKSLELKEGQVVRGVVLSVSDSGKEAVVQIQGTPVRAELETPLLPGETLNLQVGSPGEGGLPVLKPVSLGETALVTPQSMGEALESLGLADSKAGREIVLAMQAGGVPLTKETAALLDAVMSAKPAGVPASEWLDAAVISVKRGLPVTAESVRGLQQAVFGPQLHQLLSALEDQITIWAGQIANEETMTAESKAGMGTITGKLEPSVTAGAGSGNNMGVVESDVTEADPIQLAAKGNGQATTKTAEGNIASGSTALSEGAAEGALKPVEQGTPVKVTLNIASDNETGIGTGKPVVVDETGEGAQISKGGIVTEPMAGKSTPAMTSSAQNSALSAQADSAVNNPIRSSEVEIQGNDLNLNKDGALDSAIQADKSRAASMDKSGAMPGGASVSAEGTAAGAAPHAASGPALLAKLQGVLTELRGSLPQLAMLPPADAAGASPAPAAAAPRGEAPAATASPVQPDTAPPADAESWVGRVLKLLGAEHEQQAVRGVAVAAAETARAATGTAALGSAGVGGEQATDTLKGVLLQIMSSSEVPPAVKEAASGLVQQLTGQQLLLNTDRTAPFAQVTLFLPLQGPDGQETASVHIQSRRGRKGELDAANCRLWFDLDMKQLGQTLVDVQVVDRIVSLKLHNDHPWVLELLEQRRDDIKTAVESIGYQLSGLRTESLPELKLSTELANPHSKLVDYVPDAYKGVDYRI, from the coding sequence ATGAATATCGGAACATTGATCCGTGGATTGCTTGGAGATCAAAAACCGGGTGCGGCGAAGTCTTTAGAGTTAAAAGAAGGGCAAGTTGTTCGTGGTGTTGTCCTCTCTGTATCGGATTCAGGCAAAGAAGCGGTTGTGCAAATCCAAGGTACACCTGTTCGTGCAGAATTAGAAACACCACTACTGCCTGGAGAAACCTTGAATTTACAGGTTGGATCACCCGGAGAAGGCGGATTACCCGTATTGAAGCCGGTCTCCCTCGGTGAAACGGCGTTAGTCACTCCCCAAAGCATGGGTGAGGCCTTGGAGTCGCTAGGATTAGCTGATTCCAAAGCAGGTCGAGAAATCGTACTAGCGATGCAAGCAGGAGGCGTTCCACTTACAAAAGAGACAGCGGCTTTGCTGGATGCGGTAATGAGTGCAAAACCAGCTGGTGTGCCTGCTTCGGAGTGGCTTGACGCAGCTGTCATTTCTGTAAAGCGGGGACTACCCGTTACAGCTGAGAGTGTGAGAGGATTGCAGCAGGCTGTATTTGGCCCGCAGCTGCATCAGCTTTTATCAGCACTGGAAGATCAGATTACTATATGGGCAGGTCAAATTGCTAATGAAGAAACAATGACCGCAGAATCTAAAGCTGGAATGGGTACAATTACTGGAAAACTCGAACCCTCGGTAACTGCAGGTGCTGGAAGTGGGAATAACATGGGTGTTGTTGAGAGTGATGTCACAGAAGCTGACCCTATACAATTGGCAGCTAAAGGAAATGGACAAGCTACAACTAAAACCGCTGAAGGCAATATTGCTAGCGGAAGTACGGCTCTTTCAGAAGGAGCAGCTGAAGGTGCTCTGAAACCGGTTGAACAAGGTACGCCAGTCAAGGTGACTCTTAATATAGCTTCTGATAATGAAACGGGGATTGGAACTGGCAAGCCAGTTGTAGTTGATGAGACAGGTGAAGGAGCTCAGATCTCCAAGGGTGGTATTGTTACAGAGCCTATGGCTGGTAAATCAACACCTGCCATGACCTCTAGCGCTCAAAATAGTGCTTTAAGCGCTCAAGCTGATAGTGCGGTGAATAATCCTATCCGTTCCAGTGAAGTTGAGATTCAGGGTAATGACTTGAATTTGAATAAGGATGGGGCATTGGATAGTGCTATACAGGCAGATAAGAGTCGGGCTGCCTCGATGGATAAGAGCGGGGCTATGCCGGGTGGCGCGAGTGTGAGCGCCGAAGGAACTGCTGCTGGTGCGGCGCCTCACGCAGCAAGTGGTCCCGCCCTGCTTGCGAAGCTGCAGGGCGTGCTCACCGAGCTGCGCGGGAGCTTGCCGCAGCTCGCCATGCTCCCGCCTGCTGACGCGGCGGGAGCAAGCCCTGCCCCCGCGGCTGCTGCGCCGCGCGGGGAGGCCCCGGCTGCGACGGCTTCGCCGGTGCAGCCAGACACCGCCCCACCCGCGGACGCGGAGTCGTGGGTGGGGCGGGTGCTGAAGCTGCTCGGTGCGGAGCACGAGCAGCAGGCGGTGCGCGGCGTCGCAGTAGCCGCCGCTGAGACGGCCCGCGCGGCGACAGGTACGGCCGCGCTTGGCAGTGCGGGTGTCGGAGGCGAACAAGCCACCGACACCTTAAAGGGCGTGCTGCTGCAGATCATGAGCAGCAGCGAGGTGCCGCCCGCGGTAAAAGAAGCCGCGAGCGGACTAGTGCAGCAGCTGACAGGACAACAGCTGCTGCTCAATACAGATCGAACGGCTCCTTTCGCGCAAGTAACTTTGTTCTTGCCGCTGCAAGGTCCAGATGGGCAGGAGACAGCTTCCGTTCATATTCAGTCGCGTCGGGGACGCAAGGGTGAATTAGATGCTGCCAATTGCAGGCTCTGGTTTGATTTGGATATGAAGCAGCTCGGCCAGACGCTGGTTGATGTGCAGGTTGTTGATCGAATCGTTAGTCTTAAGCTGCATAATGATCATCCTTGGGTGCTTGAGCTGTTGGAACAGCGGCGTGATGACATTAAAACGGCAGTAGAATCTATTGGTTATCAGTTGTCGGGATTAAGAACTGAATCTTTACCAGAACTAAAGCTATCTACAGAACTTGCCAATCCCCATAGTAAGCTTGTTGATTATGTTCCTGATGCTTATAAAGGAGTGGATTACCGTATATGA
- a CDS encoding ribonuclease HII, with the protein MLAYEKEGWEQSYRRIAGVDEVGRGCLFGDVVAAAVILPEGLIIDGVNDSKKLTAKKRDALYEIIMEQALAVGVGYVDSTVIDEINIKQASRLAMKKAVESLEHTPDYMLIDAEKVDLPLPQQAIIKGDANSQSIAAASIIAKVTRDRLCEGLWEELYPDYGIAIHKGYATKLHREQITALGPTPMHRRSFIGRILAEQQTLF; encoded by the coding sequence ATGTTGGCCTATGAAAAAGAAGGCTGGGAACAGTCTTATCGCCGAATAGCAGGCGTAGATGAAGTAGGAAGAGGTTGCTTGTTTGGGGACGTCGTCGCAGCAGCGGTGATTTTGCCAGAGGGGCTTATTATTGATGGAGTGAATGATTCCAAAAAACTTACAGCTAAAAAGAGAGATGCTTTATACGAGATTATAATGGAGCAAGCACTGGCCGTGGGTGTGGGGTATGTAGACTCTACTGTCATTGATGAGATTAATATTAAGCAAGCTTCACGCCTGGCCATGAAAAAGGCGGTTGAGAGTCTAGAGCACACTCCTGACTATATGCTGATCGATGCTGAAAAGGTAGACCTCCCTTTGCCACAACAGGCAATTATTAAAGGAGATGCTAATAGTCAGTCCATTGCAGCAGCTTCAATTATCGCTAAAGTGACACGAGACAGGTTGTGTGAAGGTCTGTGGGAGGAATTATACCCTGATTATGGGATTGCGATACATAAAGGTTACGCGACCAAGCTTCACCGGGAACAAATTACGGCTCTAGGTCCAACACCTATGCATCGGCGCAGTTTTATTGGGCGGATTCTCGCGGAGCAGCAAACGTTATTCTAG
- the ylqF gene encoding ribosome biogenesis GTPase YlqF, translating to MAIQWFPGHMTKARRQIEDKLKLIDVVIELLDSRLPLSSRNPMIDDILRDKPRLIILNKADLADPEITRKWLAYFKAQGHVAYPVDASTGTGVKDIPEQVKLLLKEKIDRQIAKGMNPRAMRALIVGIPNVGKSTLINRMAGKSIAATGDRPGVTKGQQWIKTGGNLELLDTPGILWPRFEDQEVGYRLAVTGAIKEEILNIEDIAFYAVKYLVKDYGSRFQERFGIEKLPEDLENPDEIVAVMEAVGRKRGCLISGGRVDLEKASRALLHELRAGKLGRFTLETP from the coding sequence ATGGCCATTCAATGGTTTCCTGGTCATATGACGAAGGCTAGGCGGCAAATCGAGGATAAGCTGAAGCTGATTGATGTTGTAATAGAATTGCTCGATTCCCGTCTGCCGCTTTCCAGCCGCAATCCGATGATTGACGATATTTTGCGGGACAAGCCAAGATTGATTATTTTGAACAAAGCGGATCTGGCAGATCCAGAAATTACACGGAAGTGGCTGGCGTACTTCAAGGCACAAGGGCATGTTGCTTATCCTGTTGATGCATCTACTGGAACAGGTGTAAAGGATATTCCAGAGCAAGTCAAGCTACTGCTAAAAGAGAAGATTGACCGGCAGATTGCAAAAGGAATGAATCCGCGAGCGATGCGTGCATTGATCGTTGGTATTCCTAACGTCGGTAAATCAACACTCATTAACCGGATGGCTGGTAAGAGTATTGCTGCTACTGGTGACCGCCCAGGGGTAACCAAGGGTCAACAGTGGATTAAGACAGGCGGCAACTTGGAGCTTCTGGATACCCCAGGTATTTTGTGGCCGAGATTTGAGGACCAAGAAGTAGGTTATCGCCTAGCGGTAACAGGTGCAATAAAGGAAGAAATCCTGAATATTGAGGACATCGCCTTTTATGCAGTGAAATATTTGGTGAAGGACTACGGCTCTAGATTTCAAGAACGCTTTGGCATTGAGAAGCTTCCTGAGGATCTGGAGAATCCAGATGAGATCGTGGCTGTTATGGAAGCCGTGGGTCGTAAACGCGGTTGTCTAATCAGCGGTGGACGTGTAGATCTGGAAAAAGCTTCGCGGGCCTTGTTGCATGAGCTACGGGCAGGTAAGCTTGGACGCTTTACGCTGGAAACGCCTTAA
- the lepB gene encoding signal peptidase I produces MQQEQSETLESSAQNPRKPKNEVLEWVKAIAIALVLVFLIRWLLFKPFIVDGPSMQPNFHTGERVIVNEILYDIRSPQRGEVIVFHVPSEGRDFIKRVIGVAGDTVKVEGDVVTVNGEVVNETYIQDAIDAKHSINALYNNKDFPNEEFPDGTVPEGHVFVMGDNRSDSTDSRMIGYVPLGDIVGRADLIFWPIKDISLINH; encoded by the coding sequence ATGCAGCAGGAACAAAGTGAAACTTTGGAATCAAGCGCGCAGAACCCACGTAAACCTAAAAATGAAGTCTTGGAATGGGTCAAGGCCATTGCGATTGCTTTAGTGTTGGTTTTTCTGATTCGCTGGCTTTTGTTCAAGCCTTTTATTGTAGATGGACCTTCCATGCAGCCTAATTTCCATACTGGTGAACGTGTTATCGTAAATGAGATTTTGTACGATATTAGATCTCCGCAGCGGGGCGAGGTTATAGTATTCCACGTGCCATCTGAGGGTAGAGATTTTATTAAACGTGTAATCGGTGTCGCTGGAGATACTGTGAAAGTAGAAGGGGATGTAGTTACAGTTAACGGGGAAGTTGTTAATGAGACCTATATCCAAGATGCAATTGATGCAAAGCATAGTATCAACGCTCTGTATAATAATAAAGATTTCCCTAATGAAGAGTTCCCAGATGGTACTGTACCTGAAGGACATGTGTTCGTTATGGGGGATAATCGCTCGGATAGTACGGATAGCCGAATGATCGGTTATGTACCTCTGGGGGATATTGTAGGCCGTGCAGATTTAATCTTCTGGCCGATAAAGGATATTTCACTGATTAACCATTAA
- the rplS gene encoding 50S ribosomal protein L19: MNILQAITQEQLRKDIPSFRPGDTLKVHVKVIEGTRERIQLFEGVVIKRRGGGISETFTVRKISYGVGVERTFPINSPKIEKIEVARRGKVRRAKLYYLRELRGKAARIKEIRR, translated from the coding sequence ATGAATATCCTACAAGCTATTACGCAAGAGCAACTTCGTAAAGATATCCCGAGTTTTCGCCCGGGTGACACTTTGAAGGTGCATGTAAAAGTAATCGAGGGAACTCGTGAGCGTATCCAGTTGTTCGAAGGCGTTGTAATCAAACGTCGTGGCGGTGGAATCAGTGAGACTTTTACGGTTCGTAAAATTTCTTACGGTGTTGGTGTGGAAAGAACATTCCCAATCAACTCGCCTAAAATCGAGAAAATCGAAGTGGCTCGTCGTGGTAAAGTGCGTCGTGCTAAACTTTATTATCTTCGTGAACTACGTGGTAAAGCAGCGAGAATTAAAGAAATTCGTCGCTAG
- the trmD gene encoding tRNA (guanosine(37)-N1)-methyltransferase TrmD — MRIDVLTLFPEMCEGVFSTSILGKAREKGIVSLNAVNFRDFSGNKHNSVDDTPYGGGGGMVLKPDPIFNAVEHVLGITPNEEDHNRSDEVGSVKPRIILMCPQGKTYNQKIAEELAQEQHLIFICGHYEGYDERIREHLVTDELSMGDYVLTGGELPALTVIDSIVRLQPGALGNETSAISDSFSTGLLEYPHYTRPAEFRGWKVPDILLSGHHANIDIWRREQALLRTLERRPDLLETAELTLKDKKTLERLRNVDKPE; from the coding sequence ATGAGAATTGATGTGCTTACGCTCTTTCCAGAAATGTGCGAAGGCGTATTCAGCACAAGTATTCTTGGTAAAGCACGTGAAAAAGGAATCGTCTCCTTAAATGCTGTGAACTTCCGTGATTTCTCGGGAAATAAGCATAATAGTGTGGATGATACACCGTATGGCGGTGGCGGGGGTATGGTGCTCAAGCCTGATCCGATTTTTAATGCAGTCGAGCATGTGCTTGGTATTACACCGAACGAGGAAGATCACAATCGATCTGATGAGGTGGGCTCTGTGAAGCCGCGTATCATCCTTATGTGCCCACAAGGAAAAACTTACAATCAGAAGATTGCAGAGGAACTGGCGCAAGAGCAGCATCTAATCTTCATATGTGGGCATTATGAGGGATATGATGAGCGGATTCGTGAGCATCTGGTAACTGATGAACTTTCAATGGGTGATTACGTGCTAACAGGTGGAGAGCTGCCTGCGTTGACGGTTATAGATTCCATAGTCCGGCTTCAGCCAGGAGCACTTGGAAATGAAACCTCTGCGATATCTGACTCGTTCAGCACTGGACTGCTAGAATATCCACACTACACACGTCCTGCCGAGTTTCGCGGCTGGAAGGTACCGGATATTTTGCTGAGTGGTCATCATGCTAACATCGACATATGGCGGAGAGAGCAGGCACTGCTGCGCACGTTGGAACGCAGACCGGACCTGCTTGAGACTGCAGAACTTACATTGAAAGACAAAAAGACACTGGAACGTCTAAGGAATGTGGACAAACCGGAGTGA
- the rimM gene encoding ribosome maturation factor RimM (Essential for efficient processing of 16S rRNA) → MTEELTVGRLVNTHGIRGEIKVLSHTDFPDVRFAAGKKLQVIPADGSSKFEVTVESAREHKGMFIVKLKGYTNINEVEKYKGSLLKVPSNDLVDLPENEYYFHQIVGCEVYTDEDENKPLGTITEILQPGANDVWVVKPAKGQDILIPVINDVVLNVDIEAKRIIVHLMEGLLP, encoded by the coding sequence ATGACAGAAGAGTTAACCGTAGGCAGACTTGTGAATACGCATGGTATTCGCGGGGAGATTAAAGTACTATCCCATACCGATTTCCCTGATGTTCGTTTTGCTGCAGGTAAGAAGCTGCAGGTGATCCCTGCAGATGGCAGTTCTAAATTCGAAGTAACTGTAGAATCCGCTCGTGAGCACAAGGGTATGTTCATCGTTAAGCTCAAAGGGTATACGAACATCAATGAAGTGGAAAAATATAAAGGAAGCCTCCTGAAGGTTCCGAGTAATGATCTGGTTGATCTCCCTGAGAACGAATACTACTTCCACCAAATCGTCGGTTGTGAGGTATACACGGATGAAGATGAAAACAAACCACTCGGTACGATTACAGAAATCTTGCAGCCTGGTGCGAATGACGTATGGGTTGTTAAGCCTGCAAAAGGACAAGACATTCTAATTCCTGTAATCAACGATGTAGTCCTGAATGTGGATATAGAAGCCAAACGAATTATTGTCCATTTGATGGAAGGGTTATTGCCATGA
- a CDS encoding KH domain-containing protein, which produces MEELVGVIAKALVDHPEDVTVRAVEKDHLIVYELSVHPDDVGKVIGKQGRIAKALRTVVTSAAVKSDKRVTVDILS; this is translated from the coding sequence ATGGAAGAATTAGTTGGAGTAATTGCTAAGGCTTTAGTGGATCATCCAGAAGATGTGACGGTACGAGCGGTGGAGAAGGATCACCTAATTGTCTATGAACTGTCCGTACATCCTGATGATGTTGGAAAGGTCATTGGCAAACAAGGAAGGATCGCTAAGGCGCTCCGTACAGTAGTCACATCTGCAGCAGTCAAGAGCGATAAACGCGTAACTGTAGATATTTTATCTTAA
- the rpsP gene encoding 30S ribosomal protein S16: MAVRIRLKRMGAHKAPFYRVVVSDSRSPRDGRFIEEIGYYNPIEQPAVVKIDEEKALKWLQTGAQASDTVRNLLSKAGVMKKFHELKQQK, translated from the coding sequence GTGGCAGTACGTATTCGTCTGAAAAGAATGGGAGCGCATAAAGCGCCTTTCTATCGTGTAGTGGTTTCCGATTCCCGGTCCCCTCGTGACGGTCGTTTTATCGAGGAAATCGGTTATTATAATCCGATTGAACAACCGGCAGTAGTTAAGATCGATGAGGAAAAAGCTCTTAAATGGCTTCAAACAGGTGCGCAAGCATCTGATACAGTACGCAACTTGCTTTCCAAAGCAGGCGTAATGAAGAAGTTTCATGAGCTTAAGCAACAGAAATAA
- the ffh gene encoding signal recognition particle protein, translated as MAFEGLTGRLQNVFSKLRGKGKVSEDDVNEAMREVRLALLEADVNFKVVKEFVAKVKEKSIGTEVMDSFTPGMVIIDIVNKELTELMGGSQAKLAKSNKPPTVIMMAGLQGAGKTTTSGKLAKLLQKGNHRPLLVAADIYRPAAIKQLQVLGEQIKVPVFSLGDQTSPVEIARQAVQHAKDNGLDYVIIDTAGRLHIDEELMEELKQIHNIVNPDEVLLVVDAMTGQDAVNVAESFNKQLELTGVVLTKLDGDSRGGAALSVKAVTGCPIKFAALGEKIDALEPFHPERMASRILGMGDMLSLIEKAQANIDTDKAKEMERKMRNAEFTFDDFLEQMDQVKKLGPIDQILDMLPGMNKAKGIKDLKVDDKQMGRVEAIVHSMTKTEKRQPEIINHNRRKRIAAGSGTSVAEVNRLIKQFDEMRKMMKQFSGMMGGGGKASKKNAMKQLKGLGGKGMKFPFK; from the coding sequence ATGGCGTTTGAAGGTTTAACCGGAAGATTGCAGAATGTGTTCAGCAAGCTGCGCGGTAAAGGTAAAGTATCCGAAGATGACGTAAACGAAGCTATGCGCGAAGTACGGTTGGCCCTTCTGGAAGCCGACGTTAACTTCAAGGTAGTTAAAGAATTCGTGGCTAAGGTGAAAGAAAAGTCTATTGGCACAGAAGTGATGGACAGCTTTACACCTGGGATGGTCATTATCGACATCGTTAACAAGGAACTAACCGAGCTGATGGGCGGAAGCCAAGCGAAGCTGGCCAAGTCGAACAAGCCACCAACTGTCATTATGATGGCGGGTTTACAAGGGGCGGGTAAGACAACCACTTCGGGTAAGCTGGCGAAGCTGTTACAGAAGGGCAATCATCGTCCATTGCTTGTTGCGGCAGATATTTATCGCCCTGCTGCGATCAAACAGCTTCAAGTACTTGGAGAACAAATTAAAGTTCCAGTATTTTCGCTAGGTGACCAGACTAGTCCGGTAGAGATTGCCAGACAAGCTGTACAACATGCGAAGGATAACGGACTTGATTATGTAATTATTGATACTGCAGGCCGCCTGCACATTGATGAAGAATTGATGGAAGAACTGAAGCAGATTCACAACATTGTAAATCCTGATGAAGTTCTGTTAGTAGTTGATGCAATGACCGGTCAAGACGCCGTGAACGTAGCTGAGAGCTTTAATAAGCAGCTTGAGCTTACAGGGGTTGTATTGACGAAGCTTGACGGCGATAGCCGCGGTGGTGCTGCACTATCCGTCAAAGCCGTAACTGGTTGCCCGATCAAATTCGCTGCGCTAGGTGAGAAGATTGACGCATTGGAGCCGTTCCATCCGGAACGTATGGCTTCGCGGATTTTGGGTATGGGTGACATGTTGTCGCTGATTGAGAAAGCTCAAGCGAACATTGACACTGATAAAGCAAAGGAAATGGAACGTAAGATGCGTAATGCAGAATTTACGTTTGATGATTTCCTTGAGCAAATGGATCAGGTGAAGAAGCTTGGCCCGATCGATCAAATTCTTGACATGCTACCTGGCATGAACAAAGCCAAGGGCATTAAGGATTTGAAGGTTGACGACAAGCAAATGGGTCGCGTTGAAGCCATAGTTCATTCTATGACTAAGACGGAAAAGCGTCAGCCCGAGATCATCAACCATAACCGCCGCAAGCGTATTGCTGCTGGTAGCGGAACTTCGGTTGCCGAGGTCAACCGTCTCATAAAGCAATTTGATGAGATGCGTAAGATGATGAAGCAATTCTCAGGCATGATGGGCGGAGGCGGCAAAGCCTCTAAGAAGAATGCGATGAAGCAGCTTAAAGGTCTAGGTGGAAAAGGTATGAAGTTCCCTTTTAAATGA
- the ylxM gene encoding YlxM family DNA-binding protein, whose translation MSQENRLEKTNRINLLFAFYERLLTDKQQTFLKYYFHDDFSLGEIAAEFEISRQAVYEHIKRAEQVLENYEEKLGLLVKHESRTKYLEELRRLPANGMLPEQYKLRFAEIVDRLQRLE comes from the coding sequence ATGAGTCAGGAGAATAGGCTCGAGAAAACGAATCGTATCAATCTGCTTTTTGCCTTTTATGAACGACTGCTTACAGATAAGCAGCAAACGTTTCTTAAATATTATTTTCACGACGATTTTTCCTTGGGAGAGATTGCCGCTGAATTTGAAATCAGCCGCCAAGCCGTTTATGAACATATTAAACGGGCGGAGCAAGTCCTAGAAAATTATGAAGAAAAACTTGGTTTATTAGTGAAGCATGAGAGTCGTACCAAATATTTAGAAGAACTGCGCAGACTGCCGGCGAATGGGATGCTGCCTGAGCAATATAAACTTCGGTTCGCGGAGATCGTGGATCGCTTGCAGAGGTTAGAGTAG
- the trhA gene encoding PAQR family membrane homeostasis protein TrhA: MANTHTYSRREEVANAITHGIGTVLSVAALVLLVVFASLKGTTWHVVSFSIYGTTMLLLYLNSTLVHSLKEGKAKDLFEFFDHSAIYLFIAGTYTPFLLVAIRGTLGWSLFGVIWGIAVFGVFFKAFFVKKFLFMSTIFYIAMGWLIVIAWNPLSAVVADGGMILLMAGGILYTLGTVFYVWRGFPYHHAIWHVFVLAGSVTHFFAVLIYVLPIQ; this comes from the coding sequence ATGGCAAATACTCACACCTACAGCCGGAGAGAAGAAGTCGCGAATGCGATTACGCACGGGATTGGAACGGTATTAAGCGTGGCTGCACTTGTTCTGCTTGTTGTTTTTGCAAGTCTGAAAGGAACGACATGGCATGTGGTCAGCTTCTCCATCTATGGAACAACAATGCTGCTTCTGTATCTGAATTCAACACTAGTGCATAGTCTCAAAGAGGGTAAGGCGAAGGATTTGTTCGAATTTTTCGATCATTCCGCTATTTATCTGTTTATTGCTGGCACGTATACCCCCTTTTTGTTAGTCGCCATTCGGGGAACGCTTGGATGGAGTTTGTTCGGAGTTATTTGGGGAATCGCAGTGTTCGGTGTTTTCTTCAAGGCATTTTTTGTTAAAAAGTTTCTGTTCATGTCCACCATATTCTACATCGCAATGGGCTGGCTGATTGTAATCGCTTGGAACCCTCTTTCGGCTGTTGTAGCAGACGGAGGAATGATCCTGCTGATGGCTGGAGGTATACTCTATACATTAGGTACTGTTTTTTATGTATGGAGAGGGTTTCCATACCATCATGCGATTTGGCATGTATTTGTCCTTGCGGGTAGTGTCACACACTTCTTCGCCGTATTGATTTATGTACTGCCGATCCAATAA